In the genome of Desulfatiglans sp., the window GGCTATTCATTTGGCTACCTCTCTTTCGTTTGTAAATTTGTGGCGCTTGGCGACCACGTTAATATTAATAAGAAAGAGGGTAGCCTAATTTATTTATGGTGTTAACTCCTTTTATACATAGCAACTACAGCCTTTTCTCTTTCAGCTTTCAGCCTTCAGCCTTGAGCTTTCAGCTCTCTTTCCTAAAGCCAATAGCTTAAAACCTATAGCCTATAATCTATCTCCTATCTTCTTGACAAAAAAGCCTAACTATGTAAATCTTTGCCACATTATGGAATACCCATTTATCGGCAATCATCCTTCAATAAAAAAGATCAGGGAACTCGTTTCCATGGTCTCTGGTATGTCCCTTAATGTCCTTCTTCTTGGTGAAACAGGGACAGGCAAGGACATTATCGCGCGGTATCTCCACCAGTCTTCTCCCCGGAAAAACAATAAGTTTATTAAGGTTAACTGCGCTGCCCTGCCGCTTTCTCTCCTTGAGAGCGAGCTCTTCGGGTATGAAAAGGGCGCTTTTACAGGGGCAGATAAACTTAAACCAGGCAGGTTTGAGCAGGCATCTGATGGGATCATGTTTCTTGATGAGATAGGTGACATGCCTTTACCCCTGCAGGCAAAGTTGCTTAATGTGCTTCAGAGCGGTGAATATAGTAGGCTGGGCGGCTCACAGATGGTAAAGGTAAATGCATGGGTAATAAGCTCAACCAACCATGACTTGAATAAGGATATAAAAGAGGGGCGGTTCAGGGAAGACCTCTTTTACCGCCTGAATGTTATCAAGATAGAGATGCCCCCTTTAAGGGAAAGAAAAGAGGACATCCCCCTGCTGGTTGATCATTTTATAAAGAAAAATCAGCAGGAACTTAATATGGGCAGCTTCAGCATCTCTCCGGAAATTCAGGCTGTTTTTTTACAGTATAACTGGCCGGGTAATATTAGAGAGCTGTCAGCATTTATCTTGCG includes:
- a CDS encoding sigma-54-dependent Fis family transcriptional regulator — protein: MEYPFIGNHPSIKKIRELVSMVSGMSLNVLLLGETGTGKDIIARYLHQSSPRKNNKFIKVNCAALPLSLLESELFGYEKGAFTGADKLKPGRFEQASDGIMFLDEIGDMPLPLQAKLLNVLQSGEYSRLGGSQMVKVNAWVISSTNHDLNKDIKEGRFREDLFYRLNVIKIEMPPLRERKEDIPLLVDHFIKKNQQELNMGSFSISPEIQAVFLQYNWPGNIRELSAFILRLMMGDNPDNIRSEIEQKTSVSEVDAKAYSLGDAASGIIKSEKISLKAVKAEAATYIEKKAIEHVLSMTNGNKVKTAKILKISYKTLFNKMGEGLKGGEAESSKLKGKSL